From a single Nymphaea colorata isolate Beijing-Zhang1983 chromosome 4, ASM883128v2, whole genome shotgun sequence genomic region:
- the LOC116253694 gene encoding uncharacterized protein LOC116253694 isoform X6, whose translation MCLHDFAEVNTSKNLGEAKTGKPKTSESLSLEEEVANANLANERKEDASATLTGKTDENPEVELRLEETEQVVNEDIIHDAIQQRASYFKAHSEYFRLHCLTFAFRTVTYLGARRLLEEDLHLNKFALDPYKNFIREKLNEVLGSVAESVNGSKANHPCEVFSNKESNKKPSKLKEKGLSLSDSDNVVNDDAQERKEKRSNIAKQRKRKFEDKKLHEMSKQGDRGLGKKSGEKQVDANSSMDSSQSSHEKYVKEKKSKSSLEYGKKIEHLKNIIRSCGMCVPPSVYKRVKQAPESKQVSSLFKELEDILRREGLPLNPSEKEIKDVRRKKEREKDLEGIDTSNIISGSRRTRTNFPMPLNPKDESSEDSEGDTDDEVSDSDEKNDALHEDDEDESD comes from the exons TGCCTCCATGATTTTGCTGAGGTGAACACATCTAAGAACCTGGGAGAAGCAAAAACAGGAAAGCCAAAGACTTCTGAATCTCTTAGCCTAGAAGAGGAGGTAGCAAATGCTAATTTGGCCAATGAAAGGAAGGAAGATGCATCAGCAACTTTGACAGGAAAAACAGATGAGAACCCAGAGGTAGAACTCAGACTGGAAGAAACTGAACAAGTAGTAAACGAGGACATCATACATGATGCTATTCAACAAAGAGCATCATATTTTAAGGCTCATTCTGAGTAT TTCCGTCTGCATTGTCTTACATTTGCTTTCAGAACTGTCACTTATTTGGGTGCTCGCCGTTTGCTTGAAGAGGATCTTCATCTTAATAAATTTGCTCTTGACCCTTACAAGAATTTCATCCGTGAGAAACTAAATGAG GTGCTGGGTTCGGTTGCTGAATCTGTAAATGGGTCAAAGGCCAATCATCCTTGTGAAGTTTTCTCTAATAAAGAAAGTAACAAGAAGCCTTCAAAACTGAAAGAGAAAGGTTTGAGCTTGTCAGATTCAGATAATGTTGTTAATGATGAtgcacaagaaagaaaagagaaaaggtcaAATATAGcaaagcagaggaagagaaagtTTGAAGACAAGAAATTACATGAAATGAGCAAACAAGGAGACCGTGGTTTAGGTAAAAAGAGTGGGGAAAAACAAGTTGATGCAAACTCCTCCATGGATAGCTCTCAATCATCCCATGAGAAATATGTCAAG gagaaaaaatcaaaatcatctTTGGAATATGGCAAGAAAATTGAGCACCTGAAAAATATTATCAGATCATGTGGGATGTG TGTTCCACCGTCTGTGTACAAAAGAGTCAAGCAAGCTCCTGAGAGCAAACAAGTGTCAAGTTTGTTTAAGGAATTGGAGGATATATTAAGAAGAGAAGGACTGCCCTTAAATCCTTCTGAAAAAG AGATAAAAGATGtgagaaggaaaaaggagagagaaaaagatttagAAGGCATTGACACATCAAATATAATTTCAGGTTCTCGTAGGACGAGAACAAACTTTCCTATGCCATTAAATCCAAAAGATGAAAGCAGTGAGGACAGTGAAGGTGATACTGATGATGAAGTTAGTGATAGTGATGAGAAGAACGATGCACTACATGAAGATG ATGAAGATGAAAGTGATTAA